Within the Malassezia vespertilionis chromosome 3, complete sequence genome, the region TTCCGTAAAGAACCGTGGCTTTCGTCTTGTCGTCAGGGTTGCTagcgatgcgcgagatAAGCTGCCATATGGGAGTAATACCAGAGCCTCCCGCAATCAAACCAATATGGTCAAACTCGTTCGGCTTGTATTCAAACTTAGGGAGCGGACCTTTCACACGGAGTTGATCTCCGGGCTTGAGCGTTTTCAAGTATTCAGTCATCTTACCGTTCGGGTAATGCTTGATAAGCAGTTCCATAATTCCCTTGGTCTCCGGTGCGCTAATCGGAGTGTAAGGGCGGAACACGGGGTTGCCCTTGCCATCCTTAGGTTCGTCTTCTGCTCCACGGACGAGGATAGCGGATGCGACAAAAACACCAGACCTCTTGTTGTCGGGGAGCTCAAAGACGTAGATCGAGGAGTCATGGTTGTACGGTTTCACCTCAAGCAATTTGAGCGCATTAAACGCAGAACTCGAAAGGGCTGTCTCGTCAGAGTCAGCATTAACCTGCGAAATTGCAAGCTTCATGTTGCCGTTGAAGCCGCCCATAGAGTACCAGGCTGCAATACCAGCAAcaccgccgagcgcaaaaTAAAGACCAACATTCGAGGAAGGAGCCTTGGGGGTAGCAGAGTACTGGCGTAGATTCACGCTCGCAAGCGCGTTCTTACGCAGTGCACTCCGGGCAGCAGAGCACGAAGTAGAAATAGCCGAGCGGAATAGCATTTCAAGGTGATTCGATAAAGGAAATGGCCCGCGAGCCTGCATCCTTATATGCCATGTGATTATATAATATGACGTCATCGAGCGAGCATTACATAATGCCACAACAAGCGCACGGACGCCTAAAATTTGTGAGCCTGTTCAGCGCTGTAACCGACGTCGGCTAGCGCGCCTTCCCTTGGTGAGGTGTCGTTAGGCTCACGCTTGGGCCCAATTATAGACCGAATTTGACCGGAAGGGCCGGAAACGAAAACCTTGGTTTTCGCTCCGAGCGATGGAGCCGGTAGATGCTTCTTGATCTCCTCTGCAGTGATGTAGCCTTTCTCGCCATTCCAATTCGCGGGAGGATTGTCCAAGTAATGAATGATATTAAAACGCTTGTCTTTGGCAAGCTCGTTGAGCTGTCTGCGGAGCAGTATATCTGCCTCTGTCTTGTTGCCAAACAGGAGCGTCACTTTGGTGGCATCGTCAGGATTGCTGGCGATGGCAGAGAGTACCTGCCACATGGGAGCAATGCCCGTACCACCTGCAATCATACCGATGTGATCAAACTCGTTCGCCTTGTAGGGAAATTTTTCACGTGGACCTTTCACTAAAATTTCATCGCCAGGTCGGAGGGAAAGGAGGTGCTGCGTCATTTTGCCCTCAGGGTAGTGCTTGATCAGGAGCTCAAATTCGCCCCTTGTATGCGGCGGGTTTAAAGGAGTGTAGCCTCGGGCAAGAGGCTCGCCAAAGTCATTTTTTGGCGTACCATCAGCGCCCATCACTGCCACAGCACAtgcgacatgcgcgcctGAAACATTGCCACTTGGAAGCTCAAACACATAGAGCGAGGTATCGTGATTGTGAGGATCGATGCGCTTCAATCTAAACTTGCGAAATTCCTCTTTGTGAAATGCAGGCTCGCCGTGAgcgccagcgtcgagcAATTGGGACGTGGGCTCCCTGTCGAACTTATGGAGTGCAAAGTACCCAGCAACCCCAACCAGGACGCCAAATGTGAAGTACTTAGTCATGTTTCCTCGTGATGGCACACCCTGCTTGGGGTTGCGGCTAGGAAGCGTACCACTCTTTGTATCCATGGGCTTGCTTGCATTGTCGGTACCAGGTGTGGTTGTGCTATACCTGCACATAGACACCATCGACGATGCTGCGATCGATTTGCGTACCAGCACCCGGATATTGGCACTCATGGTCGCACAGGGAATTCGCGCCAACATGATCGTCGTGGCTGTTAAGAATGCAGCTCATTGCAGGGACCGAAAATTACTGCTCGCCCGATCGCCCCAGATTAAATGGCGCGGCGTAGCTGCGACTGCACACTTGGGAATTGCAGCGAATGCAGTTGGCGACGGGAAGTATATACATTGTACAAACTACTTCAGCGGGGTATGGTACAAGTGTAGGAAAGCCACTATTTAGGACTCATGTCGTAAGGATTGTCAAGGCGGAGAATGCCATAGGAACGGTTGCGAGCATGGGTACTGTGCGCAGTCCCCACAGCAGATGAAGTACCAGTGTTGGTAGCAGAGTCGACTCCTAGGTTTGGCGAAAGTGGGCCAGTGTCGGGACGCTCGTAGGAAGCGGCAAGAATGCTGCGCATTTCCGTAGGGGACTTTGTGCTGGAAAGAGGGTCGATATCTTCCCTGTCCAAGGAAACGATGGAATCATTAGGAATGCTTAGAAATGGTCCTTTGCTCGGTGCACGCAATGGATTCACATCATCGCCCCATCCATCTTGAAGAATGTCTTCCAGATCATTCTCATTGAAAATGGACGAGTCTTGGGTCATGTACGAGGACATTGGACGTGTCGAGGAAAGAAGTTCGGGCGGTGCTTGATTTTCGTCGTAGTCGCCGACCTGGTCGCCCCAGCGGTCATCGTCCGTGTCGGTGGTGCGAATCGAGACCTCGTCGCTGTTTGCCTCGATCGCAGGATGCATCAAAAGCGGGGGCAATGGATAGCCGTTCGGATCGCGTGCGCTGTCATTATAGAACTGATTGCCAAACTGCTGCTCCATCTccatgcggcggcgctcaTCGCGTTTCAGTTTGCGTATACGAGAGTGCTCCCAGTCAGTCCATTTCCGCATTGGGACCTTGAGTGCCGCAATGTATCCGTCGTCATCAGCAGCATGGCTATCGCCCTTTGTTTCGCCCTGCACCTTGCGTGTTTCACCCCAGGTAAAATCGTCAAAGTGCCAGAAAGAGTACACAGGGAGAATAAAGTTCCAGACGGGAAGGAAAAGGAGGTAAATGAGAAGCCATATAAGGTACGGCGGTCTGaaatgcagcgtcgcaatTACAAAACCAGGCAAGAAGAGAACGGAAATTAGCATGATGAGAGGAATTGCGTCCGCAAAATTTTTCGGGGGGTTCCGTGCTGCAAGACCGATAAGTGTATATGTAAGCGTGATGGCTGCGGGAAGTACCAAAGTACCGATCAAGTCCATGAAGACGACAAACTGCATCGAAAAACAGAAAGTACCACACAAATCGCGCACAAGAACCAGCTCCATAAGATTGTGCACGGTACTGTTAATCCAGCGACGCCGCTGGGAGAGAAGCATTTTAAACGTGTGTGGCACTTCGGTACGGCACACGGCCTGCGGCACAAACATCATTTTCCGGTGGGGAAAGGTGCGAAGCAACAGGGTGCTCAAAAAGCGATCTTCACCGAGAAGCAGCAAATTCTTTTGGTGCAGCGTGACGACATCCGTTTGGCTGTACTCACGCGTGACTTCTGGCTTGACAAGCACAGGAATCCAGTCGTCCGCAttttgcttgcgcgccttgatgCGGTAGATACTAAAACAACCGGGAAGACAGGTCACACCACCAAACACCGCCTCGAATGCCTTGACTTGGTGGTGGGAGATAAAGTATTCGAATACTTGGATGGCAGTAACCCAGCTTTGCAGCTTGTTCTGGATACGCGTTTCGCCACATGCACCCATTATGAGCTCGTCATGAATCATGGCGTTTGCAAGCATGCGCAGTGCGGGAGGATACACTTTCGTGTCGGCATCCACCATGAGCAAGAGCTCAAAGTAGTCTGGCGTGACACTCATCAGTGCGTGTACTTTGCGAAACAGATCGTACTCTAAAGGGCACATAGGGTCATTGTACGtgacgcgctgcaaaaagctGATCAGAATCATTTGCGAGTCGCGCTTGCCCCGATTTCCGGGCTTTTTGGAACTTGCTTCTTGGGGTGTGCCGCACTTGGCCACTACAACCATCGGCGTAGGCTCACCGCCAGCCGAGTCGACGTAGTGGCCGGCATATACAAGCGCCATATTatgcgcctgcgctccAGAAGACACGGAGCGGTAGCTCATCGGTATGGGTGTACCGAAACGCGCGTCCGGCTGCATCAAGCTTACACATATATCTGGCGTGCTCATTGATTGGCCAGAACCTGTGACCATACCGTCTGCAACGACAAACAAAAGCTTGCGTCCGGCGGGATACTCTGTTGCGTGGAGCGACGAGAGCGTCGCATTAATTCCATCATAGCCTTCCGAGTAGCAAGTGACTAGGCATATTACAAACGGGTTCGTCCCGATACTTGCCGGTGTCGCCTCAACCGGAAGTACAGGCACGCGTTCTCCAGATGGgccacgcgctgcagcacttGGCGTAATGTAGCCCGCGGTGCGGACCTTTTTCTTGGCCCACGGCGCCAAGGCTGTGCGTCCTCGACCCGTGGCGTCTGCGGGAAGAATGTGGTGCGAAAGTCGGTGATTTACCCGGTTCACATTTGTATTTCCTTTTGGAGAGGTGCGTGGAAGTGTGACAAGCATGCGCGCACCGAAATAAAAGAACCAAACGGCCATGAGAGTGCGAATCAATACGATACCCAGGATAACAATTAGCGAAATATACAACACAATCTCGGCCACAAAACATCCCGAAGACATGTAGCTTACCCGGCCAACAATGTACTTGGCTTTCAAGCAATCGATGGCGGCGTTGGTGGCAGGGTCGTTGACAAACAGGCGTGTCCCGTCGGGCCCAACCTCGGTGCGGTTGACCGCTTCGCGAATTGCAGAGTCAACAGGCTCATTGGGAATGGAGTCGGGAGTGCCAGCAAGGTAGGTGGTAAAATCTACAACTGTGCCGTCAATCGCGACAAGATTGTTGCCTTTTTCGATATCTGTCCACTCGTACCCAATGAACTTGTCCGCGTTTGCAAGGTTCATTCTCGCAATGCTCTTGCGCGTGAGTTGGCCTATGCATGGAGCAAGCTGGCCTTGCCAGTCTACACAATAGGACTgttgcgcaaatgcgcctTGTAAGTCACGGCATTCGGGGAAATTGCTAGCTGGCTGGCCCATGTACTTGGTCAAGTCTGCGCCAGGGTTTCGGTCGAGGACATCCCAAGCCTGTGCAGGAAGCCTCGAACCGCCATTTCGTGGCGATCCTTCCTTTGTCTCGTGGGCCTCTCCACGGATGCCAAAGTAGCCTCCCGCCTCGCTGACCTTGATAAAAATATCGCGCTGACTCTTCGGgcaaagcgtgcgctggagaCCCACGGTAATATACGCAATAAGACCCATCAGAACTAAGGCAATGCCACACAAGGTAATCTTttcgcgccatgcttggcgcacagtGGATGTCGTGAGCCCGCACATTGCCAACAGAGACGGCGGCGCCCAAAACGTCGCTATAATAGAAATATAATGCCACCAGCGGTGCAACACAGACGTCGAATTCGGCCCTGTTGCAAAGGGATCGCCTGGCTCGCCATCTGGGTTTAACATCGGCGCCAATGGCTGGCCACGCTCAGGGCGAGAGAGGGTATGCGAGCGCGCCATTTTCGTAGGACGTCGCAGCGGTGGTGGTGCGTCTGGGACATGTATGCTAGTCTCGTCGCTCCAAGCGTCTCGATGACGAATAAATGATTTTGCAGTCGTCCTTTCTCGACTTAGGTTGGAAAACATCTCGACTGGTCCACCCTCCTCTTGAAGGAGGCAGTCTGTACTCGCGAACAAGAAGGCACACGAAGAGTTTGCTCGTTCTTATCTCGGCCGAGCCCACGTGGCAGCGTTGGCGGTGGCGTCCGGTGGCGCCTCGCATTGACTTGTGGAGTCGCGCTGTGAGCTTCGTCTTTTCGCACATAGTTGTGCTCAGGTGCTGGGCTGTGATGGATTCGATCGCACAGCCTATGCCTGTGCATCCTCAGTGCATGGTTACGGACTCTTCGACCGCGAAACCCGACCCGGAGGGTGCATCAATGGGAATGGGCCTCGTGGAGCGCGACCGCCTCTCCTATGACTTATACCACTCTATCCAGTGTTCCGGTCGCGGAGACTGGATCAATTTGATTAACGTTGCACCACTCGCAAGCCAATATCACCTGAGTGCATACAGCACACTTAAATTTGGCCAGGGCGGTAtgtgcagctcggcgaCTAACtcgcacaggcgcgccgtacgcatACCTTCCGATTACATTGCAGCAGCCGGCATTCACAGAATCAAGCAGGTGCAGGCAGCGCCGAAATGAGTCTGACTCTTGGTGCTGGCGGCTTCCGCATGTCAGTGAAGCATCCGAAAGCATTGCGCTCAACGTTCAGTCCGTGTTTGGGGGCGTATTTCGCACAGTGAACACCAACACCGAGTCGCAACAATTTGACCACGATACCCACCCGACACTCCATGACTCTGTGCAATTCTCTTGCATGGATGCGAGCGCAGTTTACACTATGAACCAAGTAGCGCTGAGTGGCGCTGCCGGTGGCGCCAAAACAAGCGATTCACATCCCATCAGCGTAAGCTACATCCTCCCACCGCAATCCCTTGCATCAATATCAGAAAAGGTGCTGGCTGCGTTGCCGCCCGCGTACCGGAAAGTTGCAGGATGCGCGTTTGGCCGGTGCTTCGATGAGATGTGCGATACCCGACCCCACACGGAGCACGAACAGAACGTGCCTTTTTGCAGCTACTTGCACTGCGGCGAGCAAATTCCACGCCAGAAATTTGCGGAGCGCCTGTCGTGTGCGTTGGCACACTCGGATGAGCATTTGCGCGGTCAGCTTATCGGCGAGCAGCTGATCCGCTTGCCACCGTCTGTAGCACTCGACGCCGTGATCGACAATGTGGCGCCTGCTGCTGAGGATGCGTATGAGACATTGTatggcgagcagctcgctcagcgagaagcggcgcgggaAGGCAAAGCGCGTATCGGCAACATGCTGCTGTCGTCGTGCCCCGGCAAAAAGGTGCGCCTCAACGGCCCTGTGCGTGGGCGCAGCAGTGTGTGTCGCGACTTAAAGTCGGACCTGCAACGCTaccgtgcgctgggcgtgcgcgctattgtgtgctgcttggacgacgaggagcttAGCCAGCTTGGCACGCCTTTTGCGAAGTACGAGCCCGAGGTTGCTGCACAAGGCATAGACCTTGTACGTCTTCCTATAGCCGAGGGATTTGCCCCCACGGACCTGGTCAAATTTGACATTATGATGACGGCGCTCATCTTAAATTATACACTGCGTGGCGCATCTATCTTGGTGCATTGCCGCGGCGGTGTAGGTCGTGCAGGCTTGGTCGCCTGTATATGGATTTTGAAAATGGGTTTGGTCTCTGTGCACGACCatttgcacgcaccgcggcCCTGCTGTTCGCTGATCGATGTCGCATACGGGGCGCAGGGTGAGAGCGTGCAGGTGTTGCAAACGGTGATAAAGATGATTGAGGTGATTCGTCGCCAGCGGAGTCCACGCGCAATTGAGACGGCGGAGCAGGCGCTTTTCTTGCTCGAGTACACGCGGTTCATCCATCGCCAGGAGTATGGCCACAAGATGTTCCAAGCATGTGGCGTGTGCCGGCCAGACTTGTAGATTGCTGTTCTATAGCCACCGCTGTCCTAAAGGTATCTTGGTATCTACGCCGTTCGGTTTTCTTCCACCGCAATGACGCCAAAGCTGAGTAGCACCAAAAtgacgccgagcgcgcttTGTATGCCCATGGACTGTTGGTAGCGGGTCAAGTCGCCTAGTGCAGCCATGGGAATGGTAAGGGACAAGCCCACCGTGGTGAACAGTGGGGAGGACTTGAGCATCGCGATCAGGTACGCAAAATCAGAAACGACAGCGACGGCCATATTCAAGAAAATGCCTGCCCAGACAAACTCGCCCTGTGGCAGCGCAAATGGCTCGATCCCTGTGGCGTGCAAAAGCAGTCCCAAGGGCCAAAAGGCAACCAGATTAAACGCGCCCACCAAACCGAGAAAAAGGGGCATTGAAATGCGGTCTTCCGAGCCGATCCGTACCTTGAGCAGCGTCACGTAAATGGCATAACCTGCGTAAGTGCACAGCAAACGTACAAAGCGCGGAGAAAATGGCGAGAAAGTCGCCTAGCACCGCATGGTGTGCGACCACGGCATGCAAACGGCCCCCATCGGACCATGTTACAAGCATCACACCGACGAAACTAAACATAAGCCAAGCAGCAACGCACCTCAATGCAACAGACACGAGCTTGCCAGGAGTAAATACCTCGATACCCATAATGCTCCCTAGCAAGAGTGTAAAGAAACCAGATGTACTCCCTAGCGTTGTGCCACTCGCAACACTTGTGTattccagcgcagcaacaAAGGAGTAGTTGGCTGCAAACCATACAATCGCAAATTGCActgcgagctgcgccgttTCGACCACAGACAATGGCGGAAGTTCCGAGGCAAGCACAGCAACGGTGCTCGCTGCAGAAATCGTCGACACGTCCGCATCGGACTCTGAGCCATAGCCAGACTCGGCGTCATGGTCTAAGAGCAAACGCGCCTCGTCCGAGGACCGCGCACTGTGCAAAATCCGCCCTCGCGAAGGTGCTGCTACCGGCGAGCCGTGCACTTCGATTCGC harbors:
- a CDS encoding cytochrome-b5 reductase (EggNog:ENOG503NVGH; COG:C; TransMembrane:1 (n6-14c19/20o43-60i)), which produces MLFRSAISTSCSAARSALRKNALASVNLRQYSATPKAPSSNVGLYFALGGVAGIAAWYSMGGFNGNMKLAISQVNADSDETALSSSAFNALKLLEVKPYNHDSSIYVFELPDNKRSGVFVASAILVRGAEDEPKDGKGNPVFRPYTPISAPETKGIMELLIKHYPNGKMTEYLKTLKPGDQLRVKGPLPKFEYKPNEFDHIGLIAGGSGITPIWQLISRIASNPDDKTKATVLYGNKAEEDILLRDKFDSLNKDPRFTIVHYLDNAPPNWQGGKGNIGAKDVQEKLPKPTENTKIFVCGPPGLMNAVSGAKKSVTDQGPLVGVLAESGFKAEQVFKF
- a CDS encoding cytochrome-b5 reductase (EggNog:ENOG503NVGH; COG:C; TransMembrane:1 (i60-78o)): MSANIRVLVRKSIAASSMVSMCRYSTTTPGTDNASKPMDTKSGTLPSRNPKQGVPSRGNMTKYFTFGVLVGVAGYFALHKFDREPTSQLLDAGAHGEPAFHKEEFRKFRLKRIDPHNHDTSLYVFELPSGNVSGAHVACAVAVMGADGTPKNDFGEPLARGYTPLNPPHTRGEFELLIKHYPEGKMTQHLLSLRPGDEILVKGPREKFPYKANEFDHIGMIAGGTGIAPMWQVLSAIASNPDDATKVTLLFGNKTEADILLRRQLNELAKDKRFNIIHYLDNPPANWNGEKGYITAEEIKKHLPAPSLGAKTKVFVSGPSGQIRSIIGPKREPNDTSPREGALADVGYSAEQAHKF
- a CDS encoding chitin synthase (EggNog:ENOG503NTYK; TransMembrane:7 (o43-66i78-98o310-336i767-787o793-812i824-844o850-876i); COG:M; CAZy:GT2_Chitin_synth), with amino-acid sequence MARSHTLSRPERGQPLAPMLNPDGEPGDPFATGPNSTSVLHRWWHYISIIATFWAPPSLLAMCGLTTSTVRQAWREKITLCGIALVLMGLIAYITVGLQRTLCPKSQRDIFIKVSEAGGYFGIRGEAHETKEGSPRNGGSRLPAQAWDVLDRNPGADLTKYMGQPASNFPECRDLQGAFAQQSYCVDWQGQLAPCIGQLTRKSIARMNLANADKFIGYEWTDIEKGNNLVAIDGTVVDFTTYLAGTPDSIPNEPVDSAIREAVNRTEVGPDGTRLFVNDPATNAAIDCLKAKYIVGRVSYMSSGCFVAEIVLYISLIVILGIVLIRTLMAVWFFYFGARMLVTLPRTSPKGNTNVNRVNHRLSHHILPADATGRGRTALAPWAKKKVRTAGYITPSAAARGPSGERVPVLPVEATPASIGTNPFVICLVTCYSEGYDGINATLSSLHATEYPAGRKLLFVVADGMVTGSGQSMSTPDICVSLMQPDARFGTPIPMSYRSVSSGAQAHNMALVYAGHYVDSAGGEPTPMVVVAKCGTPQEASSKKPGNRGKRDSQMILISFLQRVTYNDPMCPLEYDLFRKVHALMSVTPDYFELLLMVDADTKVYPPALRMLANAMIHDELIMGACGETRIQNKLQSWVTAIQVFEYFISHHQVKAFEAVFGGVTCLPGCFSIYRIKARKQNADDWIPVLVKPEVTREYSQTDVVTLHQKNLLLLGEDRFLSTLLLRTFPHRKMMFVPQAVCRTEVPHTFKMLLSQRRRWINSTVHNLMELVLVRDLCGTFCFSMQFVVFMDLIGTLVLPAAITLTYTLIGLAARNPPKNFADAIPLIMLISVLFLPGFVIATLHFRPPYLIWLLIYLLFLPVWNFILPVYSFWHFDDFTWGETRKVQGETKGDSHAADDDGYIAALKVPMRKWTDWEHSRIRKLKRDERRRMEMEQQFGNQFYNDSARDPNGYPLPPLLMHPAIEANSDEVSIRTTDTDDDRWGDQVGDYDENQAPPELLSSTRPMSSYMTQDSSIFNENDLEDILQDGWGDDVNPLRAPSKGPFLSIPNDSIVSLDREDIDPLSSTKSPTEMRSILAASYERPDTGPLSPNLGVDSATNTGTSSAVGTAHSTHARNRSYGILRLDNPYDMSPK
- a CDS encoding uncharacterized protein (EggNog:ENOG503P3GF; COG:T), which codes for MVTDSSTAKPDPEGASMGMGLVERDRLSYDLYHSIQCSGRGDWINLINVAPLASQYHLSAYSTLKFGQGGAPYAYLPITLQQPAFTESSRCRQRRNESDSWCWRLPHVSEASESIALNVQSVFGGVFRTVNTNTESQQFDHDTHPTLHDSVQFSCMDASAVYTMNQVALSGAAGGAKTSDSHPISVSYILPPQSLASISEKVLAALPPAYRKVAGCAFGRCFDEMCDTRPHTEHEQNVPFCSYLHCGEQIPRQKFAERLSCALAHSDEHLRGQLIGEQLIRLPPSVALDAVIDNVAPAAEDAYETLYGEQLAQREAAREGKARIGNMLLSSCPGKKVRLNGPVRGRSSVCRDLKSDLQRYRALGVRAIVCCLDDEELSQLGTPFAKYEPEVAAQGIDLVRLPIAEGFAPTDLVKFDIMMTALILNYTLRGASILVHCRGGVGRAGLVACIWILKMGLVSVHDHLHAPRPCCSLIDVAYGAQGESVQVLQTVIKMIEVIRRQRSPRAIETAEQALFLLEYTRFIHRQEYGHKMFQACGVCRPDL
- a CDS encoding uncharacterized protein (EggNog:ENOG503NXNP; COG:E; COG:G; TransMembrane:9 (o6-22i168-187o193-215i222-239o251-275i287-310o322-344i351-370o376-396i)), with protein sequence MTYLTTAAFVTYLIPFAILYWRNPRAVGQNLSDTSTWFERLGFYLPPMYPIAPTHGSNFCERTSDAHARPQPHPHPSKRPSSIDGRRPRSNLPMRIEVHGSPVAAPSRGRILHSARSSDEARLLLDHDAESGYGSESDADVSTISAASTVAVLASELPPLSVVETAQLAVQFAIVWFAANYSFVAALEYTSVASGTTLGSTSGFFTLLLGSIMGIEVFTPGKLVSVALSFVGVMLVTWSDGGRLHAVVAHHAVLGDFLAIFSALCYAIYVTLLKVRIGSEDRISMPLFLGLVGAFNLVAFWPLGLLLHATGIEPFALPQGEFVWAGIFLNMAVAVVSDFAYLIAMLKSSPLFTTVGLSLTIPMAALGDLTRYQQSMGIQSALGVILVLLSFGVIAVEENRTA